The Bacillus sp. (in: firmicutes) genome window below encodes:
- the sigW gene encoding RNA polymerase sigma factor SigW: MDAIVKKRIKQVLKGDQSAYSEIVEMYKDQVFQICYRMLGNRHEAEDMAQEAFIRAYVNIQSFNQKKKFSTWLYRIATNLCIDRIRKKKPDYYLDAEVEGTDGLTMYSQIPHDGKLPEEEVVGLELQETIQREILKLPEKYRSVIVLKYIEELSLQEISEILDLPLGTVKTRIHRGREALRKQLRHV, encoded by the coding sequence ATGGATGCAATAGTAAAAAAAAGAATTAAGCAAGTGTTAAAAGGCGATCAAAGTGCTTATAGTGAAATTGTTGAAATGTATAAAGACCAAGTGTTCCAAATTTGCTATCGCATGCTTGGGAACCGACATGAAGCGGAAGATATGGCGCAAGAAGCGTTTATTCGCGCCTACGTTAACATTCAATCATTTAATCAAAAGAAGAAATTTTCAACATGGCTTTATCGTATTGCCACGAATTTGTGTATTGACCGAATAAGAAAGAAAAAGCCGGACTATTATTTAGATGCGGAAGTCGAAGGAACCGATGGACTAACGATGTATTCCCAAATTCCACACGACGGAAAATTACCTGAAGAAGAAGTCGTAGGCTTAGAGTTGCAAGAAACGATTCAAAGGGAAATTTTAAAGCTTCCAGAAAAATATCGATCGGTCATTGTTTTAAAATATATAGAAGAATTATCGTTACAAGAGATTAGTGAAATTTTAGACTTGCCATTAGGAACGGTAAAAACGAGAATTCATCGTGGACGAGAAGCACTTCGCAAACAATTACGTCATGTATAG